From Trichoderma atroviride chromosome 1, complete sequence, one genomic window encodes:
- a CDS encoding uncharacterized protein (EggNog:ENOG41~CAZy:GH76~TransMembrane:2 (i113-134o184-206i)) — MSPRGDATTDAAAWLGRYEDAIGLDATSRPGPPGPESWVPLAPNQRMAAADPGLSDKAAIVGYECPKSCGNPAEPPSYCHHGSKSGPLSPYPNAGLRPDPPRSFSLAYLIHKLCLVFVFLSIALLVSGLLPIYAPEIYAAPPHVSPSSSSSSSSSSSSIFPSKTQLPAPQLEQLAFVSQSSHSFYYYIMAVPSWLWTHALALSAVLPSLINPTHAAPSTPLSATDYVANSVTAIRELNNAWYDTETGLWNAAWWNSGNAFTILADFAQLRINEANQLNVGGFLRNTYSQAQLTSVSVAKVVNAVGLPTSTHCINGKGCHATVSSSLEKRGFADFLDDFYDDEGWWALGLIHAHDATGDQDYLDSAIEVFNDMQTGQGTPCGGGIYWSKDRTYVNAIANELYLSVAASLANRVPSNTTYLQIAKAQWNWFKGSGMINSNNLVNDGLDSNCKNNGLTTWSYNQGVILGGLSELARATGDSSYLTTAATIANAAINSLSNSNGILVEADQCELASGNCGLDGQQFKGVFIRNLRYLNDLAPNDNFKNFILRNAQSIWNNDRNSDNMLGVAWAGPYVAATGPSHSSALDALVAAIAVS, encoded by the exons ATGTCCCCTCGCGGCGACGCCACTACCGATGCGGCAGCATGGCTTGGCCGTTATGAAGACGCCATCGGCCTGGACGCCACTTCGCGACCTGGTCCGCCGGGCCCTGAATCCTGGGTGCCCCTGGCGCCGAATCAACGAATGGCAGCCGCCGACCCTGGCTTAAGCGATAAAGC TGCTATTGTCGGCTACGAGTGCCCAAAGAGTTGCGGCAACCCTGCCGAGCCGCCAAGCTATTGCCATCATGGATCCAAATCCGGACCCCTGTCTCCATATCCCAATGCCGGCCTTCGTCCAGACCCGCCCAGGAGCTTCTCCCTCGCGTACCTGATTCACAAGCTTTGTTTGGTGTTTGTGTTTCTCTCCATTGCTTTGTTGGTCTCCGGTTTATTACCTATTTATGCCCCCGAAATCTAtgcagctcctcctcatgtttctccatcctcttcttcttcctcatcttcttcttcttcttctattttcccTTCTAAAACGCAACTACCAGCTCCTCAGCTGGAACAGTTAGCCTTCGTTTCTCAATCCTCACActctttttattattacatCATGGCTGTTCCTAGCTGGCTCTGGACGCACGCCCTGGCCTTGTCAGCCGTTCTTCCGTCACTCATTAACCCTACCCACGCCGCTCCTTCTACTCCCCTTTCTGCAACAGACTATGTTGCCAACTCCGTCACAGCCATTCGAGAGCTAAATAATGCATGGTACGATACCGAGACTGGTCTCTGGAACGCTGCCTGGTGGAACAGTGGCAATGCCTTTACCATCTTGGCCGACTTTGCTCAGCTGAGAATCAATGAGGCCAACCAGCTCAACGTTGGTGGCTTTCTGCGCAACACTTACAGCCAGGCCCAGTTGACCTCTGTTTCGGTCGCCAAGGTTGTCAATGCCGTGGGTCTTCCCACGTCTACCCACTGCATTAATGGCAAAGGATGCCATGCCaccgtctcttcatctctcgaGAAACGAGGATTTGCTGATTTCCTCGATGATTTTTATGATGATGAGGGATGGTGGGCTCTTGGCCTGATTCATGCCCACGATGCCACTGGCGACCAGGACTACCTCGATTCAGCCATCGAAGTCTTCAATGACATGCAAACCGGCCAAGGAACTCCCTGCGGTGGAGGCATCTACTGGAGCAAAGACCGCACCTATGTCAATGCCATCGCCAACGAGCTGTATCTTTCCGTCGCCGCTTCCCTCGCCAACCGTGTGCCCTCCAACACCACCTATCTCCAGATTGCAAAGGCTCAGTGGAACTGGTTCAAGGGCAGCGGCATGATCAACTCCAACAACCTCGTCAACGACGGTCTCGACTCCAACTGCAAGAACAACGGCTTGACCACCTGGTCCTATAACCAGGGCGTTATCCTCGGTGGTCTGAGCGAGCTCGCCCGTGCTACCGGAGATTCATCCTACCTTACCACCGCCGCTACCATTGCTAACGCCGCTATCAACTCCCTTTCAAATTCAAATGGCATCCTGGTCGAAGCAGACCAATGCGAGCTTGCATCAGGCAACTGTGGCCTGGATGGCCAGCAGTTCAAGGGCGTCTTCATCCGCAACCTCCGATACCTCAATGACTTGGCACCAAACGACAACTTTAAGAACTTTATCCTTCGCAATGCTCAATCCATATGGAACAACGACCGCAACAGCGACAACATGCTCGGCGTCGCCTGGGCGGGCCCTTATGTGGCGGCTACGGGGCCGTCCCACAGCAGTGCTCTAGACGCCCTAGTGGCGGCGATTGCTGTTTCATAG
- a CDS encoding uncharacterized protein (BUSCO:EOG092D0HGD) yields the protein MDASENEIDVYLHKHSKVLLDELDQSLVTCLRKPDGRGGTRIRPWVRIRETLKATCVVLDQFQELPQLLDPHLPRWIPFLAESYLEYLQTRHRQKRIPEHTKNLLAPLDYTISQILYSFCKVRGEKVIVRFLNVETKYLELILSAVEEAEAVAVEEKEKNSGQPSSPSAVASSYKIWSWEQRYIALLWLSHLLFAPFDLSTISSADLDEGGVPPIAGLSWPANVPGLTMRVIPLAIKYIACAGKERDAAKALLVRLAMRRDMQQLGILESLVQWSLKSLRPQKEDEVDNPYFYIGVLSFLAGILRSSSETSYMDKYLSTIFDSMLELSAGGDAISKVIMSQASARKMMLKVVRSLVVSLLRNSRRDMKTTVLVENAIGYFIESLSDNDTPVRLSASKSLSIITLKLDPDMASQVVEAVLESLNRNVLWNKTSNKPGANRVRDLSAVNPLEWHGLMMTLSHLLYRRSPPASQLSDIFHSLLLGLTFEQRGISGASVGANVRDAACFGIWALARRYTTSELLAVPTKSVYAAKAHSPSSSVLQVLGTELVTTASLDPEGNIRRGASAALQELIGRHPDTVEHGIGVVQCVDYHAVARRTRAVQEVALGATRLSGQYGEAVVDGILGWRGIGDMDTASRRAAGAAFGTLMVELSDVASEQPFSRFEESIDSVMDRLSSLQKRQVEERHGLLACFAGVLDGFPGLARKAAPKSLDQATVCKILGHVSTILEDCKNTEYRKPELIVEAASRLAVSSLPIIQLTSFNNVSSERLEKGADILSVDKSHGLPDIAAGFSSARQISQVETLTARLRDVISKWLSRNEQETVEHASAAGLMLLLLSAPQQRAETLEQWAKLIAAKPGSRAAATGNGYYHVMAMAQPLAHSSQDDVSGNDIACAAFLERWSVDGEIGTRVSILQSLLSSRILSDKPAVFLDLLADGLNDYTTTARGDEGSLVRFQTLKAIAVLWGDIGRPAAQGDWVAASVRKLIHNILRLSAEKLDRVRRVAKDVIALLMNEGNVDEIKDSTPRKTYLTNHLSFSSKAYFSLLLDLIHKDSLHKHIMDIVRDDTNAWMAGLMAGFVSSADTGNEDLIIDSRAALTDYCEQSPQKLQLVCSALLHNLKTCQGEDRIIVPTLEIIAFLFHVGLFQRCEGINYKSLCLQTQKAGYKTGNVRKVAACIKVYGGIAAAGAESAGDDVEAGVKDARRRLGALMAHPWPRIRSAVVDEIWGLVDSGELDDGDEDGHGLTGVDWTSADKSRVKALVTELKLE from the exons ATGGACGCCTCGGAGAATGAGATTGACGTGTATTTGCACAAGCATTCCAAGGTCCTGCTCGATGAGTTGGATCAGAGCCTGGTGACTTGTCTGCGGAAACCGGATGGGCGAGGGGGAACTCGGATCCGGCCGTGGGTGCGCATCAGGGAGACTCTCAAGGCCACCTGTGTT GTCTTGGACCAGTTCCAGGaactgccgcagctgctggatccGCATCTGCCCCGGTGGATTCCCTTCCTGGCAGAGTCTTACTTGGAGTATCTGCAGACGCGGCACCGCCAGAAGCGTATCCCTGAGCACACAAAGAACCTGCTCGCTCCGCTGGACTACACAATCTCCCAGATCCTCTATTCGTTCTGCAAGGTGCGCGGGGAAAAGGTCATTGTGCGCTTTCTCAACGTCGAGACAAAGTACCTGGAGCTGATCCTCTCGGCGGTCGAGGAGGCTGAGGCGGTGGCCGtcgaggaaaaggagaagaattCCGGACAGCCGTCGTCGCCTTCTGCTGTTGCCTCTTCCTACAAGATATGGTCGTGGGAGCAGCGGTATATTGCGCTGCTTTGGCTTTCTCACCTCTTGTTTGCGCCGTTTGACCTGTCGACGATTTCCTCCGCTGACCTGGATGAGGGCGGCGTACCGCCCATTGCTGGGCTTAGCTGGCCCGCAAATGTGCCGGGCCTTACGATGAGAGTCATTCCTTTGGCCATCAAGTACATTGCTTGCGCGGGAAAGGAACGGGATGCTGCCAAGGCTCTCTTGGTGAGGCTCGCGATGCGGCGGGAtatgcagcagcttggcattCTCGAGAGCCTCGTGCAGTGGTCATTGAAGTCGCTACGGCCACagaaggaagatgaagttgacAACCCTTACTTCTACATTGGCGTGCTTTCCTTTCTGGCTGGCATACTGCGCTCTTCGTCTGAAACGTCTTACATGGACAAATACCTATCTACCATATTCGACTCCATGCTTGAGCTTTCGGCCGGCGGAGACGCAATTTCAAAGGTCATCATGTCTCAAGCATCAGCGCGAAAGATGATGCTCAAAGTCGTCCGCTCGCTCGTTGTGTCGCTGCTGCGCAATTCCCGGCGGGATATGAAGACTACCGTCTTGGTAGAGAATGCCATTGGATATTTCATTGAGAGCCTCTCTGACAACGACACTCCGGTTCGCTTGTCTGCCAGCAAGTCactcagcatcatcacgcTCAAACTCGATCCGGATATGGCATCCCAAGTTGTTGAAGCCGTGCTGGAATCCCTGAATCGCAATGTGCTCTGGAACAAGACGTCAAACAAGCCAGGTGCCAACCGTGTTCGCGACTTGTCTGCTGTGAATCCTCTGGAGTGGCACGGTCTCATGATGACCTTGTCTCATCTGCTCTATCGAAGATCGCCACCGGCCAGCCAGCTCTCCGACATCTTCCACTCTCTCCTCTTGGGCTTGACATTTGAGCAGCGCGGCATTTCCGGAGCGAGCGTAGGAGCCAACGTTCGCGATGCGGCTTGTTTTGGCATTTGGGCTTTAGCTCGTCGATATACGACCTCTGAGCTCCTCGCTGTGCCTACGAAATCTGTCTACGCGGCCAAAGCTCACTCTCCATCGAGCTCTGTTCTGCAAGTTCTGGGAACAGAGCTGGTGACAACAGCATCTTTGGACCCAGAGGGAAATATCAGACGTGGTGCTTCTGCCGCGCTGCAGGAACTTATTGGTCGGCATCCAGATACCGTAGAGCACGGTATTGGCGTCGTCCAGTGTGTGGATTATCATGCCGTAGCTCGAAGAACGCGCGCTGTCCAAGAAGTTGCGCTTGGTGCCACGAGATTGTCGGGGCAGTATGGTGAAGCTGTTGTTGATGGCATCTTGGGCTGGCGAGGCATCGGCGACATGGACACGGCTTCGAGACgagctgccggcgctgcaTTCGGCACGCTGATGGTGGAGCTATCCGATGTAGCCTCTGAACAGCCATTTTCGCGCTTTGAAGAATCGATTGACTCGGTCATGGATCGCTTGAGCAGCTTACAAAAGAGACAAGTGGAAGAGCGACACGGGTTGCTGGCATGCTTTGCTGGTGTTTTGGATGGTTTCCCTGGGCTTGCACGCAAGGCTGCGCCAAAGTCTCTGGATCAAGCCACTGTCTGCAAGATTCTAGGGCATGTGTCTACGATTCTTGAGGACTGCAAGAATACCGAGTATCGTAAGCCAGAGCTAATTGTCGAAGCAGCAAGCCGTTTGGCTGTATCCTCTCTACCCATCATACAGCTTACCTCATTCAACAATGTGTCTTCCGAGCGCCTGGAAAAGGGAGCCGATATCTTATCCGTTGATAAATCTCACGGATTGCCAGACATTGCCGCTGGTTTCAGCTCAGCACGACAAATTTCTCAAGTTGAAACGCTGACTGCCCGGCTGCGAGACGTGATTTCAAAATGGCTCAGCAGAAACGAGCAGGAAACCGTTGAGCATGCTTCCGCAGCCGGCCTGATGCTTCTCCTGCTCTCTGCTCCTCAGCAGCGTGCTGAGACGTTGGAGCAATGGGCCAAGCTGATCGCAGCCAAGCCCGGAAGccgcgcagcagcaactggCAATGGATACTATCacgtcatggccatggcacaGCCCCTTGCTCACAGCTCGCAGGACGACGTGAGCGGAAACGACATTGCATGTGCTGCGTTTCTCGAACGATGGAGCGTCGATGGCGAGATTGGAACCAGAGTGTCCATCCTCCAGAGCCTTCTGAGCAGTCGTATTCTGAGCGACAAGCCAGCGGTCTTTTTAGACCTTCTTGCGGATGGGTTAAACGATTATACAACGACGGCTCGAGGCGATGAAGGCTCCTTGGTACGATTCCAGACTCTCAAGGCCATTGCAGTTCTGTGGGGGGATATTGGACGTCCTGCGGCTCAAGGAGATTGGGTGGCGGCATCTGTTCGGAAGCTCATTCACAACATTCTGCGGCTTTCTGCAGAGAAGCTCGATCGAGTGCGCCGCGTGGCCAAGGATGTTATTGCGCTGCTCATGAATGAAGG TAACGTTGATGAAATCAAAGATTCGACTCCTAGAAAGACATATCTCACCAATCACTTGAGTTTCTCATCAAAAGCCTacttttccctcctcctaGACCTCATCCACAAGGACTCCCTACACAAGCACATCATGGACATTGTGAGAGACGACACAAACGCCTGGATGGCCGGCCTCATGGCGGGCTTCGTCTCATCCGCAGACACCGGCAACGAAGACCTCATCATCGACAGCCGCGCAGCCCTCACAGACTACTGCGAGCAGTCgccccagaagctgcagctcgtGTGCTCCGCGCTGCTGCACAATCTAAAGACGTGCCAGGGCGAGGACCGCATCATTGTGCCGACGCTGGAGATTATCGCGTTCCTCTTCCACGTGGGGCTTTTCCAGCGCTGCGAGGGCATCAATTACAAAAGCCTGTGTCTGCAGACGCAAAAGGCGGGCTACAAGACTGGAAACGTCCGCAAGGTGGCGGCCTGCATCAAGGTTTACGGCGGGATTGCCGCTGCCGGGGCCGAGAGCGCTGGAGATGACGTTGAGGCCGGAGTGAAGGATGCTCGTAGGAGGCTCGGCGCGCTCATGGCTCATCCGTGGCCGCGGATTCGCAGCGCTGTGGTGGATGAGATATGGGGGCTTGTGGACAGTGGCGAGCTGGATgatggggatgaagatgggcatGGGTTGACGGGCGTCGATTGGACGAGTGCGGACAAGAGTCGGGTCAAGGCGTTGGTGACGGAGCTGAAATTGGAGTAG
- a CDS encoding uncharacterized protein (TransMembrane:1 (o87-108i)), whose translation MLRLHVILPVSICITNMPAIRIGNEARNASDINHVPSLANASQPLAPPKAEISIRQTDALLVRNEFSASLQEKVQAHRYGIVLFLDFIEQCSTIASLLVVLLLHYLLLAGNKASLKRATYNQRIHSKIDSECVKPDLELLPPPIQRFDSSCVNAKTGNNDLLRPIATPPPALFEPL comes from the coding sequence ATGCTGAGGCTGCACGTGATCCTGCCTGTCAGCATCTGTATTACTAACATGCCGGCAATTAGAATCGGCAATGAGGCCAGAAACGCCTCTGATATCAACCACGTTCCATCTTTAGCTAATGCATCACAGCCTTTGGCGCCACCAAAAGCAGAAATTTCCATCCGCCAGACCGACGCGCTTCTCGTGCGAAATGAATTTTCCGCTTCGTTGCAAGAAAAGGTACAAGCCCATAGGTACGGTATTGTGCTTTTTTTAGATTTCATTGAACAATGCTCTACCATTGCGTCgttgttggtggtgttgctACTACACTATCTGCTGTTGGCCGGTAACAAAGCTTCATTGAAGAGAGCTACATACAACCAACGAATACATTCAAAGATCGATTCTGAATGCGTCAAACCCGATCTAGAGCTACTACCACCGCCAATTCAACGATTCGACTCTTCGTGTGTCAATGCCAAAACCGGGAATAATGACCTACTTCGTCCGATTGCCACTCCACCTCCTGCACTGTTTGAGCCGCTCTAA
- a CDS encoding uncharacterized protein (EggNog:ENOG41~TransMembrane:7 (o20-42i54-76o96-116i137-156o183-209i221-239o251-276i)), whose protein sequence is MSIYSDPPALRDFSQDKPSLLVCWWATIFCALMILLRIAGRFIRTERLFSEDKFAAVALIPMFLRMGCVHFILVHGTNNADFTGVTLTAEEIRKKSIASGLVLLSRVLYAATLWILKGTILEFLKRIADLTWQRTHHYTLVAIRCSLGLTFIAVVISDLAECNPFRHYWQVLPDPGGQCRQGYVQLITMAACNILTDLMLVIFPIPIIIQSNMQFRRKLQLLILFSLSLSVVAVTIYRIPHIMDVNGRQQYRSLLASVELIFATASANALVLGSFVRDRGVKKQKPRRTSTAAESFERSTTIRRPTIHRQWGSDEDLVRDVGLTVEPELREQPDSPSSDLYAPIRPMQSAEQGSDKWRHQREQREQHEQEDSAQDSAPESTPESAKASQDLLIYKTESRTESHHESRKLSLFDVGGLLEDGPGTSSGSYRRGSSFTSSSMEASTSQTAPPASRKASVNGVRRGSTALLQDLGGLLGPLNSKSSVRSKHRTGTELQPIQQSHQEHHASQGEGSDLVLNDPGGLLR, encoded by the exons ATGTCCATCTACTCAGACCCGCCGGCGCTGCGAGACTTTTCGCAGGACAAGCCCTCGCTGCTGGTCTGCTGGTGGGCCACCATCTTCTGCGCCCTCATGATCCTGCTGCGAATCGCCGGCCGCTTCATTCGAACCGAGAGGCTCTTTTCCGAGGACAAGTTCGCCGCAGTCGCCCTGATTCCCATGTTCTTGCGCATGGGATGCGTCCACTTTATCCTCGTCCATGGAACCAACAATGCCGACTTCACCGGCGTCACCCTCACTGCCGAGGAAATCCGAAAGAAATCCATAGCCAGCGGCCTGGTGCTTCTCAGCCGTGTACTCTATGCCGCTAC TCTGTGGATTCTCAAGGGCACAATCCTCGAGTTTCTAAAACGAATCGCCGATCTCACCTGGCAGCGAACCCATCACTACACCCTCGTCGCCATCCGATGCTCCCTGGGCCTCACCTTCATCGCCGTCGTCATTAGCGATCTCGCCGAATGCAACCCCTTCAGACACTACTGGCAAGTCCTGCCTGACCCTGGTGGTCAGTGTCGCCAGGGCTATGTCCAGCTCATCACAATGGCCGCCTGCAACATCCTCACCGACCTGATGCTCGTCATcttccccatccccatcattATCCAGAGCAACATGCAGTTTCGCaggaagctccagctcctcatccTGTTTTCTCTCAGCCTGTCCGTTGTGGCAGTCACCATCTACCGAATTCCGCACATCATGGACGTAAACGGCCGACAGCAGTACCGATCGCTGCTCGCTTCCGTCGAGTTGATTTTCGCAACTGCATCCGCAAACGCCCTTGTCTTGGGCTCCTTTGTACGAGATCGAGGTGTCAAGAAACAGAAGCCCAGACGAACTTCCACCGCTGCCGAGTCGTTCGAACGCAGCACCACCATCCGGAGACCAACTATCCACCGACAATGGGGCAGCGACGAAGACTTGGTCAGAGATGTTGGTCTGACCGTCGAGCCTGAGCTTCGAGAGCAGCCAGACAGCCCGTCATCCGATCTGTACGCGCCAATCAGGCCAATGCAATCTGCCGAGCAGGGCTCGGATAAGTGGCGTCATCAGCGGGAGCAACGGGAGCAACATGAGCAAGAGGATAGTGCCCAGGATAGCGCCCCGGAAAGCACTCCAGAAAGCGCAAAGGCAAGCCAAGATCTGCTGATATACAAGACCGAATCCCGGACCGAATCCCACCACGAATCTAGAAAGCTCTCCTTGTTTGACGTCGGCGGCCTTCTTGAGGATGGACCCGGCACAAGCAGTGGAAGCTAcagaagaggcagcagctTTACTTCCTCTTCCATGGAAGCCAGCACCTCTCAAACTGCCCCGCCGGCGTCTAGAAAGGCCAGCGTAAACGGTGTGCGGCGTGGATCAACGGCGCTGCTTCAAGATCTGGGCGGACTCCTGGGCCCCCTCAACTCAAAGTCGTCTGTGCGATCAAAACACCGAACCGGAACCGAGCTGCAGCCTATCCAACAATCTCACCAAGAGCATCACGCCTCCCAAGGCGAAGGCTCTGATCTTGTTCTCAATGACCCTGGTGGCCTCTTGCGATGA
- a CDS encoding uncharacterized protein (EggNog:ENOG41~TransMembrane:4 (i57-76o172-198i210-228o240-265i)), with translation MRPLYPRPWNQQCRLHRRHPHCRGNPKEIHSQRPGASQPCTLCRYVSLLIRHSRDTFYFYFFLFFLLFTVLIWVGFVGATNSQSHTAPSETTDADPLCNSSLWILKGTILEFLKRIADLTWQRTHHYTLVAIRCSLGLTFIAVVISDLAECNPFRHYWQVLPDPGGQCRQGYVQLITMAACNILTDLMLVIFPIPIIIQSNMQFRRKLQLLILFSLSLSVVAVTIYRIPHIMDVNGRQQYRSLLASVELIFATASANALVLGSFVRDRGVKKQKPRRTSTAAESFERSTTIRRPTIHRQWGSDEDLVRDVGLTVEPELREQPDSPSSDLYAPIRPMQSAEQGSDKWRHQREQREQHEQEDSAQDSAPESTPESAKASQDLLIYKTESRTESHHESRKLSLFDVGGLLEDGPGTSSGSYRRGSSFTSSSMEASTSQTAPPASRKASVNGVRRGSTALLQDLGGLLGPLNSKSSVRSKHRTGTELQPIQQSHQEHHASQGEGSDLVLNDPGGLLR, from the coding sequence ATGCGTCCACTTTATCCTCGTCCATGGAACCAACAATGCCGACTTCACCGGCGTCACCCTCACTGCCGAGGAAATCCGAAAGAAATCCATAGCCAGCGGCCTGGTGCTTCTCAGCCGTGTACTCTATGCCGCTACGTAAGTTTGCTCATTCGACATTCCAGGgatactttttatttttatttttttttattctttttgttgtttaCAGTCCTTATTTGGGTTGGCTTTGTTGGCGCAACGAATTCTCAATCACACACTGCACCAAGTGAGACAACTGATGCTGACCCTCTTTGTAACTCTAGTCTGTGGATTCTCAAGGGCACAATCCTCGAGTTTCTAAAACGAATCGCCGATCTCACCTGGCAGCGAACCCATCACTACACCCTCGTCGCCATCCGATGCTCCCTGGGCCTCACCTTCATCGCCGTCGTCATTAGCGATCTCGCCGAATGCAACCCCTTCAGACACTACTGGCAAGTCCTGCCTGACCCTGGTGGTCAGTGTCGCCAGGGCTATGTCCAGCTCATCACAATGGCCGCCTGCAACATCCTCACCGACCTGATGCTCGTCATcttccccatccccatcattATCCAGAGCAACATGCAGTTTCGCaggaagctccagctcctcatccTGTTTTCTCTCAGCCTGTCCGTTGTGGCAGTCACCATCTACCGAATTCCGCACATCATGGACGTAAACGGCCGACAGCAGTACCGATCGCTGCTCGCTTCCGTCGAGTTGATTTTCGCAACTGCATCCGCAAACGCCCTTGTCTTGGGCTCCTTTGTACGAGATCGAGGTGTCAAGAAACAGAAGCCCAGACGAACTTCCACCGCTGCCGAGTCGTTCGAACGCAGCACCACCATCCGGAGACCAACTATCCACCGACAATGGGGCAGCGACGAAGACTTGGTCAGAGATGTTGGTCTGACCGTCGAGCCTGAGCTTCGAGAGCAGCCAGACAGCCCGTCATCCGATCTGTACGCGCCAATCAGGCCAATGCAATCTGCCGAGCAGGGCTCGGATAAGTGGCGTCATCAGCGGGAGCAACGGGAGCAACATGAGCAAGAGGATAGTGCCCAGGATAGCGCCCCGGAAAGCACTCCAGAAAGCGCAAAGGCAAGCCAAGATCTGCTGATATACAAGACCGAATCCCGGACCGAATCCCACCACGAATCTAGAAAGCTCTCCTTGTTTGACGTCGGCGGCCTTCTTGAGGATGGACCCGGCACAAGCAGTGGAAGCTAcagaagaggcagcagctTTACTTCCTCTTCCATGGAAGCCAGCACCTCTCAAACTGCCCCGCCGGCGTCTAGAAAGGCCAGCGTAAACGGTGTGCGGCGTGGATCAACGGCGCTGCTTCAAGATCTGGGCGGACTCCTGGGCCCCCTCAACTCAAAGTCGTCTGTGCGATCAAAACACCGAACCGGAACCGAGCTGCAGCCTATCCAACAATCTCACCAAGAGCATCACGCCTCCCAAGGCGAAGGCTCTGATCTTGTTCTCAATGACCCTGGTGGCCTCTTGCGATGA
- a CDS encoding uncharacterized protein (BUSCO:EOG092D3NPH): MIDDLPNDAKSKEVVRLWRAWRTVHEMVADREYELAEDEVSISLERFRDEYCHPDGSVNRAKLQFSARPSDSMLRKNTPPATASNPDPVPDCGPIWVEFLTDKQFGVSQIRNFAKYTITNNYKTGIMVTPVALSPAARKSLASVENLAKIECFLEDDLLVNITHHELVPRHVLLSREEKIALLKRYRLKETQLPRILQKDPVARYLGLKRGQVVKIIRVSETAGRYASYRLCV, from the exons ATGATTGACGATTTGCCCAACGATGCCAAGTCCAAAGAGGTTGTGAGACTCTGGCGCGCGTGGAGGACTGTTCACGAGATGGTTGCAGACCGG GAGTACGAGCTTGCCGAAGACGAAGTCAGCATCTCCCTGGAACGGTTCCGCGACGAGTACTGCCACCCCGACGGCAGCGTAAA CCGCGCCAAACTCCAATTCTCCGCCCGTCCAAGCGACTCCATGCTCCGCAAAAACACCCCTCCCGCCACAGCCTCCAACCCCGACCCCGTGCCCGACTGCGGCCCCATCTGGGTCGAATTCCTGACGGACAAGCAGTTTGGCGTCTCGCAGATCCGCAACTTTGCAAAGTACACAATCACCAACAACTACAAGACGGGCATCATGGTGACCCCCGTGGCGCTGTCGCCCGCCGCGCGCAAGTCGCTCGCCTCGGTCGAGAACCTGGCCAAGATTGAGTGCTTCCTCGAGGACGACCTGCTGGTCAACATTACGCACCACGAGCTGGTGCCGCGGCACGTGCTGCTCTCCCGCGAGGAGAAGATTGCGCTGCTGAAGAGGTACCGCCTGAAGGAGACGCAGCTGCCGCGTATCCTGCAGAAGGATCCCGTGGCGCGGTATCTAGGGCTCAAGAGGGGACAGGTTGTCAAGATTATCCGAGTTAGTGAGACGGCTGGTCGATATGCCAGTTACCGGTTGTGTGTCTAa